The following proteins are encoded in a genomic region of Phalacrocorax carbo chromosome 2, bPhaCar2.1, whole genome shotgun sequence:
- the NME8 gene encoding thioredoxin domain-containing protein 3, with amino-acid sequence MAEKKKETQLQAIITNQKQWDEMLLTNGVVVIDVYQAWCGPCKAVVNLFRKLKNEFGEDDMLHFAVAEADSIPTLRPFRNKCEPVFLFCVNGKIIAIVRGVNAPLIRKKITELVQEEREITAGQKERTEVDELVFLEEKSSEETVEENVPKEVVKYSVGIIKPDDVLEGRVEEIKKKIRDAGFGIEAAEEKILTEEQIRVFYARNKEQPDFDDFVQFMMSGPCHVLVITKKEATDAIPHWKELREWSESVPDDLEAEKPDRLEGTMETESIVNICDVQDSVEDASRQLAFFFPNFDKKKTDQKVEKTLALIRPSLLKERRHSIMQRIKDDGFKIAMQKEIILSEEQTREFYKEHENQDYFPVLLEQMTSGPTLVLALTRENAIAHWRDLLGPKTVEEAKKENPNSLRAKYVVDNIPIDQLHGSSTPDDAQKELQFFFPQEHTLALIKPAAARKHKDDIMQKVKDAGFTISKIKEEALTHEMATQFYKDHKGKPFFEQLVNYMTEGPSVIMILSKENAVEEWRQLMGPTDPEVAKETSPESIRAQFAQDILSNAVHGSSNREHALKSIECVFGEIDID; translated from the exons ATggcagagaagaagaaagaaacccaGCTCCAG gcCATAATAACCAATCAAAAACAGTGGGATGAAATGTTGCTGACAAATGGTGTAGTAG TAATAGATGTGTATCAAGCTTGGTGTGGTCCGTGCAAAGCTGTGGTTAATTTattcagaaaactgaagaatgaGTTTGGTGAAGACGATATGTTGCATTTTGCGGTG GCAGAGGCTGACAGCATTCCAACTCTGCGACCATTTAGGAATAAATGTGaacctgtgtttcttttttgtgtt aACGGCAAAATTATTGCAATAGTGAGAGGTGTAAATGCTCCTcttataaggaagaaaataacagagCTAGtgcaagaagaaagggaaattaCAGCTGGGCAGAAGGAACGCACCGAG GTAGATGAACTTGTTTTCCTGGAAGAGAAATCATCAGAAGAGACTGTTGAGGAGAATGTACCCAAGG aAGTCGTCAAATATTCTGTTGGAATCATAAAACCTGATGATGTCTTAGAGGGACGCgtagaggaaattaaaaaaaag ATTAGAGATGCAGGATTTGGCATtgaagcagcagaggagaaaatactAACTGAGGAGCAAATCAGAGTATTCTATGCCAGGAATAAAGAACAG CCTGATTTTGATGATTTTGTTCAATTTATGATGAGTGGACCATGCCACGTTTTGGTAATCACTAAAAAAGAAGCAACTGATGCTATTCCTCACTGGAAAGAACTGCGTGAATGGAGTGAAAGTGTGCCTGATGATCTTGAGGCTGAGAAGCCAGACAG GTTGGAAGGAACCATGGAAACGGAGAGTATAGTAAATATATGTGATGTGCAAGACAGTGTAGAAGATGCCAGCAGGCAACTTGCCTTCTTTTTCCCAAATTTTGATAAAAAGAAGACAGACCAAAAAGTTGAAAAAACTTTGGCCTTAATCAGACCTTCTCTCTTAAAGGAAAGACGGC attcTATTATGCAAAGAATAAAGGATGATGGCTTCAAAATAGcaatgcagaaagaaataatcCTATCTGAAGAACAAACACGTGAATTCTACAAAGAGCATGAAAATCAAGACTACTTTCCAGTCCTTCTAGAGCAAATGACCAG TGGTCCAACTCTTGTACTTGCTCTAACACGAGAAAATGCTATAGCGCACTGGAGAGATTTGTTAGGCCCAAAGACTGTTGAAGAGGCTAAGAAGGAAAATCCAAACAG TTTACGTGCAAAGTATGTGGTTGACAACATACCTATTGATCAACTGCATGGTAGTTCTACACCCGATGATGCTCAGAAGGAATTACAGTTCTTCTTCCCTCAGGAGCACACGCTGGCATTAATCAAACCTGCTGCTGCTAGGAAGCATAAAG ATGACATTATGCAAAAAGTTAAAGATGCTGGATTTACCATCTCAAAGATTAAAGAAGAAGCTTTAACTCATGAAATGGCTACACAGTTTTATAAGGACCACAAAGGAAAACCCTTTTTTGAACAATTAGTTAATTATATGACTGA GGGCCCATCGGTGATAATGATCTTAtcaaaggaaaatgctgtggaAGAGTGGAGGCAACTAATGGGTCCAACCGATCCAGAAGTGGCAAAAGAGACCTCTCCTGAATCAATTCGAGCTCAGTTTGCACAAGACATTTTGTCTAATGCTGTTCATGGATCATCTAATCGAGAACATGCACTGAAAAGTATTGAGTGTGTATTTGGAGAGATTGATATAGATTGA